TCAGCAGCACCTTTCTGACAATGAGGAAATCAATCCACCATGGGAACCACATGATGTTTTTGATGAAGGAATGCAAGAGGTTCTGTCTGACAACAGGGATTTTAACTCTTCATCAGAAATTGCTGACACACAAGATGTATATATGAAGCCCCATACAAATAATGCTGGTTCCTCTCCGTCCATCATACCTGCAGAAATTTATGATGGCTCCATGGGGTCCAACTGTAGTGATGATGAAACTGTTATGTTGTTTGAACCCATTGGAACAGGGGAAGAGGAATCCTATCCTGCTCAAGACAGACCTAGTCCAGAGGAGATGGCTTTCTTGGTTTCTCTTGGCTGGAAAGAGGATGAAATAGTTCCACCTCTGAAACAGGAAGAAATTGCTGATTGTGTAAGTGTTTCTTATGTTTTGCTAATTTCAGCAATAATTTTTTATTCTCTTCCCATACACAATTTACATGTTTAGGGGCTTAACTTTTTAAAAACATTTTCACTAATATTCATAGTTGACCCAGCACTTAAATTGACCCCATTCATTCagcttcataaaaaaaatctagttgAAGATTCCCATTCTGGTATTCACTTTGTAGTCTTACATGGGTGGTCTAATGGGATGGCTTGCCATGTCAGCAAAATGGATTGATAGTGTGGCCTGCTAAGCAAGTGTTGGGCACCATCATCATTGTACTGCAGATGAGGCTTGCTAAATCACCAAAACATAGGGTTTAGTTAATGCTGAAATGGAAATCCAGTGAGCGCTGACAAAATAGCTACACTGGAAACCCTGTTGAAGTTTCTGGACCAATGGTCCTCTCTTACAACCATACTTATACATCACATTTGGTAGTGCATACCTCTTTTGAGAGTCTAAAAACCAAAAGGAGCTAAAATGACTCCTACCGATGTTTAAATACCTTAGAAACAAGATATGTAATGCAGGAGAGATGTGATGTTTAATGATGGCAAACAATGAAATGGTCATTCATGTGCAAGTCCCCTATATTATGCAacaagattgaaaaaaaatgtagaccttataaaaagaaacaaaggGGGCATTATTTTAGTATACCTTCAATCTCTGTTATGCACACTGGTAAATTTCATGCTTGTCAATCATTTTCTCATGACATAATGTCCCACTGTTTTGTAGTTACGTCACAATGTGAGGCTGCAGCAGAAGCTTGAGGAGTGTAGGGGTTAATGCAGTAACGCCAGAATTTTACCGAGCAACATGACGGGGGATCTCATCGTGCTGATAACCTGTGGATGTGAAGCTGTATCTTGATGGTTTTCGGCAACCACTTCAGCCGTCAGTATGACTGTCTAGCTTAACAAATTGAGTTTTTTTGTTGATGTTTCAGCGATGTGGGGATGTTTCATGAGTAGAAAATTTTCCCTGCTGAAAAGAGGTTTTAAGGTTTTCTCCCTCATTTTCCCAGAAGGAATACTAAATGAAATTCTGTCTGGTGTTGGAGGCACATAGGTGTGCGGTGCTCTGAAAGAATAGGTTTTCTTTTTACTACTCATGCTTGTCCTTGTTTCAGAAATCAGAAATGAAAGGAAAAGAATACTGGGTCTTAACATGAAAGTTGCATAGGGTTTTCTTGGTATACTCAAAGTTTGCATTACTTCATTAAATTTGCTCGTTTGGCCCAGTGCGGAGTTGATTTGTTGGGAGCCCCTGATGTTCACATTTTACgctgggtgtgtttagttcacatcaaaattggaagttcggttgaaattggaacgatgtgatgaaaaagttggaaatttatgtgtaggaaaattttgatgtgatgaaaaagttggtagtacgaagaaaaagtttagaactataCAAGGCCGCTGTAGAACGAAAGCTCTCCTGGGAAAAAATATCCCGATGAGCTTCTGCTACTATTGATGGCCCAGATTGCGCAGTTGCTATTTTGCAATTCCAAGTACACTGGTTCTCAATTCCTCGAGATTATCCTATTTCTCCtccaatataaatatataaatcttTCGATAACCGTAAGTGTCTGTCTTATGTCGagttcaaactttttttttatcaccaaAGCATACACGTTACTTTCAGGTATCCACAAATTATTATGTCTTCTAAATGACAATTCGTGTTATCCAGTAGTGTGTTATAAGATTCTATGATGACTTAGAATCTTACATCATATGTTGAGCACCTGTCCACTTCGATGGGACCCTACAAGATGGACGGCAGTGATCCATTGATATATGCTTAGGGGCCATTGATAACGTGATTTGCTGGTAAAACGTACCTTTCTCACCTTATACACCTTTTGGCGACTAAAATAAAGAGAAGCACATCAGGTTGCTCACCCAACAAACACAAGCCTCATATCTCATACTAAGATGTCTAAGTATTAGACAGTTCTACTTGCCCATCCATTTCGAGGACGACAAATTTGTCTCTCTCTTGTGAAATACCTGGCGCCTATTCCTTTTGGGATCTGACGATATAGGTTTAAACATATAGAgtatcaaatatttttcatctcTGTCGGTCAAAGTTAAATGTTGGATTCTCTCGGAAGTTAATAGGCGGAAACAAATGTGTACCTattacacacacaaaaaaaacaaaacaaaacaagagAGTTCCTTATCAGAGTTTCTTGCAAGGGAATCAAGCTCGTTCACTACTTGGAAGAGAACATGGACAGGGGCCTAATTCTAAAGGTGACAGGTTGCTCACCAACTCAGGCAACCTCTCTCCATGTTGGCTACCTAGCTCACCTGGTCTTTGGCTTTCAAAAGTTAGAATCCGAGTCCAGTAGGAGTCTGCCATACCCATCTTCTAGAAAGTATTTAGAAGCAAAGCTTCCAGGAAGGTCCTAAAATTTAACTAACTCGCCAAAATCCCAACCATTTCGACCTAAAAGTGTACCTCCAAATTTTTGGGCCATAGTGACACAAAAAGTATACAATCTTACAAAGtacaaaccaaacaagcacCAAGGGGAAGCTTAGTCAAGTGCAAAAAGTTGCCGCCTCAAATTAGGTACCAATATATACATCCCATCCTACCTAGCTTCCACCTCAGCTCAGTCAGCTGTGTCTCCATTTCTTTTCTCCCATTAGTTTCTTCTCAAATTGCCTTGGTTTGCGTGTATCAGTGTATGGTCATAGAGCAAACCTAACTATAACTACCAAATCATAATTATATTTggtcacaaatatatatatctatagccTTTGTCCAATAGAAGGATTGAGCATTTGCTTTCCCGTGTCATCTTTGTGAAGCAAAGCGATCGATGGAGGCGCGAGTGCTTGTGTTGGTGACCATGGCGATCGCCGCCGCGTGCTGGGCCACCGGcggcgtggccgcggcggcgacggcggcgacgacgacgacgacgtcccgCCTCAAGGGCCTGCGCGTGCACCTGACGCACGTGGACGCGCACGGCAACTACTCGAGGCACCAGCTgctgcggcgggcggcgcggcggagccaCCACCGCATGTCGAGGCTGGTCGCGCGGGCCACCGGCGTGCCGATGACGTCGAgcaaggcggccggcggcggggacctGCAGGTGCCGGTGCACGCCGGGAACGGCGAGTTCCTGATGGACGTGTCCATCGGCACGCCGGCGCTGGCCTACTCCGCCATCGTGGACACCGGCAGCGACCTCGTGTGGACGCAGTGCAAGCCGTGCGTGGACTGCTTCAAGCAGTCGACGCCGGTGTTcgacccgtcgtcgtcgtccacctaCGCCACCGTGCCGTGCTCCAGCGCCTCCTGCAGCGACCTCCCCACCTCGAAGTGCACGTCGGCGTCCAAGTGCGGCTACACCTACACCTACGGCGACTCCTCGTCGACGCAGGGCGTCCTCGCCACGGAGACGTTCACGCTGGCCAAGTCGAAGCTCCCGGGCGTCGTCTTCGGCTGCGGCGACACCAACGAGGGCGACGGGTTCTCCCAGGGCGCCGGGCTCGTCGGCCTCGGCCGCGGCCCGCTCTCGCTGGTGTCCCAGCTCGGCCTGGACAAGTTCTCCTACTGCCTCACCTCCCTCGACGACACCAACAACAGCCCGCTCCTCCTCGGCTCCCTCGCCGGCATCTCcgaggcctccgccgccgcgtcgtcggtgCAAACCACGCCTCTGATCAAGAACCCGAGCCAGCCATCCTTCTACTACGTGTCCCTCAAGGCCATCACCGTCGGGTCGACGCGGATCAGCCTCCCGAGCTCGGCGTTCGCCGTCCAGGACGACGGCACGGGCGGCGTCATCGTGGACTCCGGCACGTCGATCACCTACCTGGAGGTGCAGGGGTACCGCGCCCTGAAGAAGGCGTTCGCGGCGCAGAtggcgctgccggcggcggacgGGTCGGGCGTCGGGCTCGACCTGTGCTTCCGGGCGCCGGCCAAGGGCGTGGACCAGGTGGAGGTGCCGAGGCTGGTGTTCCacttcgacggcggcgccgacctGGACCTGCCGGCGGAGAACTACATGGTGCTCGACGGCGGCTCCGGCGCGCTGTGCCTCACGGTGATGGGCTCCCGGGGGCTCTCCATCATCGGCAACTTCCAGCAGCAGAATTTCCAGTTCGTGTACGACGTCGGCCACGACACGCTCTCCTTCGCGCCCGTGCAGTGCAACAAGTTGTGACGCTCGCCCGTGCCCGCGTAGGCGTACGTGCTCCGTGTTACGTGAGTCGTGATGTATACGCGTACTTGTGTATGTACGATGCActttgtactagtagtactcaTCTAACAGGACGGATAGACGAATATGCGTTCAACACCGATCGATCATCGATGTAATTATTATCGAATTGTTCATTTGTTTGGTATGGTTCGGGAACTACTACGTTCTGGCCTTCTGGGAAGCATTGGTTATTGGGggaaaaaatagcaagagaaCTCGTTTCTCATTTTCAGTATCTCTGCCTTTTCTTGGCATGCCTGCATTGTATCAGTGCTGCTCAGGGTTTTGAAGGACTCTCACCATTTCCGTGGTTCTCAGAACTAACACGAGACGGTCGACCACTACCCACAGCCCCACAAATATGACACGGAAGAGTTTGAAATTCATCGTTGAACCGTAATACTGGGTATAATCTGTTCTTCAACCTACAAAACGGGGTTACGTTTGGTTAAGGCAGTATTACTCCCGATTTTGGTTGATATGACGGTCGAGTCAGCATAAGACCAACATATCAGGGCATTTCAATCTTAAAAAAAGATATTGGTGGACCTCATGTCAGTGACACAAACTCTCCTCCATCTCCCTCTGTTTCGAGCGACAGCGGGTGTGGCGAGTGGCTTGCTCGAGAGCATGCAACAGGTGAAGCGGGAGAGCCACGCCTTGTTGGGGTCCGCCTTGTCGGGCTTATTCGCGAGGTAGATGGAGAGTTAGCAGTCGCCGGACTTGGCCCCTTTCGCGCCACCATCGCCAAACCAGCCGCGGAGCGCATGGAGGTGGAGTTGGACAGACCCCGACGGTGGGAGGGACTCCATGGGCGTGGACAGCGGGAGCGGGTGGTCATCAGCAATGAGGTAGAACGATGCCGGTTGCGACAACGATTATGACAACGTATGGAGGAGCACTGCAGGGCGATGTGGAGGCCGAGAACGTAGAGTCGGCTCACGAAGAGATGCGCACCATCTCCTACAAGGCGTGGGCCCGCTTTTTGCCCCCGAAGCTTGTTGATTTAGGAAATGGCGTCACCGAGCAACGACGCCTTGTCCATCTTGAACATGTTGGGCACCACAACACGACAACTTCTTTGGTGAGGGAGCTCGAGGAGGGATGATGGATGGcccggagggagaggggagaaggaggcGTCATCCCGTTGATGTCCAGGATGGAGAGGAGTGGAacacactgacatatgggtttcactattttttttatcttttatttgactgacatgtggccccacatttttgttttaattgttatattttgcaTCCAGTATCACATCATCGCCATATAGGATGAGGACCAAGTCAAACCAACCAACCATTCAAGCCTTTGAACTCGTATCAAGTTAAGGGatctaaaatgaacttatttccaTATGACACTAACCATTCGTCCATCCCCGCACGAGGCCGCCGTGTGGGCTATTGGTACCTAGTAGCCCATTCTCGAGGCCCATAGAACTCTCTCGAGCAGCGGCCTCGCGGGACGCTTACGCATTGGCGTCTCGCCtttgcggccggcccagcatcCGCaccggacaaaaaaaaaagccgctACCACCGCGCATCACGCATCTCCCGTCCTATGTGGCGGTGTAGCCGTGTGTAACGTGAGGCGGACCGCAACGACGTCTTTGGTTTGGAGGAGAGAGTAGGGGGGGGGCAGAATTGCTAATTAGCATGTACGCGCCATCTACTTAACTCGTGCGCATTTTTTGCGCATAGCTCCGCATGAGGCCCACGCCCTTATGCGCAGCCCATCAGTTTTCCTTGCGCGTGGCAACAGtcattcccttttctttttcgggTCGCGAAGCCGCCGTATGTGCACAGAAATCAGGAGAAAAAACGTGATTAGCTGAGCTTTACGTGATTATATCTGATAATCATGGTCAATCaagatatatttcttttttttttcacacaacattgttttcctttttttactaAAGATTTGAAACCTACCAACttgaattttaaaaactttcaactacaaatttaaatttttaagtcaatttgaaaacattcaagtcagattttgaaaactttcaagtcggattttgaaaatttttaactcaaaatttaaaactttcaactcgaaatttgattttttttaagtcaatgTTTGAAAACTTTTCATCCCAAActtgaaaaactttcaattcagatttgaaaactttcaacccagattgaaaacctttcaactcagatttaaaaactttcaactcaaatttgaaaactttctaatcaaaattaaaaattttcaactcaaaatagaaaactttcaacacaaaatttaaaaactttcaagtcaagatttgaaaacttttaagtcaaaATTAAGAACTTTCAATTCTACATTTGTAAAGAGGCGTGCGAAAGAttgaaaaaaatttggaaagaaacaacccaaaaaaaaaaggaaaaaaaaagctcgGACATGGAGTCACGGTCCGCGTGGCTCGAGTCGTACAGCCTCTCTCGCGGCCTCGCGGGTGATGGATAACACGGAAATAAGAGaaacttttttttggggggaataACTAGAGAAACTTGCTCGGTACTAATCGGTACAGTACGTTGGGCGTCTCCTGCTAGTGCTACCGTTGAGCTTCTACCCCTACAAAACCCCGTTTAGttccttaaaaaaattttccctcaaacatcacatcaaatttttGAATACaagcatgaagcattaaatatatatcaataaaaaaaagctaattgcatagttagggaggaaatcacgagacgaatcttttgagcctaattagttcatgattagccataagtgcgataataacccacatgtgctaatgacggattaattatgctcaaaaaattcgtctcgcggtttccatacaagttatgaaattattttttttattcatgttTGAAAAGCCCTTCTGACATCCGATCAAACAtacgatgtgacacccaaaaattctcttttcgcgaactaaacaggtaaaaaaaaaaagaggaacacGGCTAACATAATTCTCTCCAGCACTCAGAATATCGTTGTGCATCACGTAAAGTCGGTAACTGTATTCCATCGATGAAAGGGAATAGAATGCTGCTCCTGATCGCTGGTATACCACGACATAAacttatttcctttttttttttgaccgtgAAAGTGCATTTCATTCAGAAGATGATCTAGCTAAATCGCTAGACACCAGATGAGTTACAAACTCTGGAAAGTTATCAAACCAGATCAAACGACTATTAGGTTCCAGGGAAGCTCCAAAATTAGCCAAAACATGGGCAACACCATTACAATTTCTAGGACAAAACTGGACCCTAACATCTTTGTAACTAGATAGCAACAAACTTTTGATAGCTTTAAAAATGACAGCATTAACACCATTATTCTCCTGAAGATCATTTAGACCAGAAACTAGATTGAGAGCATCTGATTCAATAATTAGACTTTCAATACCCAAGTATGTAGTTAAAAATATTGTTCTCTCTGCAGCACATGCCTCAGAATGTAAAGCATCCTGTAGATTTCCCAAATTTCCAGCTGCAGCCATCAAAATGTTTCCTAGTTCATCACGTAGCACACACCCCCATCCTCCATTTCTTGTATTTGGATCAAAAGCACCATCTATATTTGCTTTCAAGAAACCATTGTCAGGTTTACTCCAAGATTCACATTTGACTTTCTTATGCCATAGTTCATTTCTCTTAGCTAGACAATTAAAATCCCCTAGGGTAAGATAAATTGCATTCATGATACTTTGTGCTTGTACTTGACCTTGTCCCGAATTTACTCTATTTCTTTCATCCCACCATTTCCAAAGTAAAGCAATTATCTTCAGTTGTTTGTCATGAGGAAAATTCCAAATCTCCTCCAACACCTCTTTGGGTGAACCGCACAACATTAGTTTTAATCTTTCTTGCTCAAGATCTATTTGACGCCAACATTTTCGAACAACTTCTAACACCgtaccccaaaaaaaaaaaaagcacaccgTGCAAAGAACACAAGGACGCCAAGCCATATGCCcatctgctgctgctactcTCAACCAGTTCTTCTTTCCTATACCACCACCACCTTTCTGTGCTCCCAAAACCATCCGCAACAACTCGTATTTATAGAGGTCATCCTCGTTTACTTAGCCCATTTCATACGTCCGTCCAAGCGACACCCGCCCACATGCGTAACGCCGGCAGTTGAACCAGTTCGCGGTCACCCCCACTGGCCAGTGGGCACTGCCACGCCGCGACGATGAACGCCGCCgtgttgctgctgctcctcgcgctcgccgcccTCCCGGCGTCGTGCGCGCCGCCGAGATCCTtccgcctcgagctcgccagCGTCGACGCCTCGGCAGCCGACGCCGCCAACCTCACGGAGCATGAGCTCCTGCGGCGCGCCATCCAGCGCAGCCGGTACCGGTTGGCCGGCATCGGcatggcgcgcggcgaggcggccagCGCGCGCAAGGCCGTCGTGGCCGAGACGCCCATCatgccggccggcggcgagtaCCTGGTGAAGCTCGGCATCGGCACGCCGCCGTACAAGTTCACGGCGGCCATAGACACCGCCAGCGACCTCATCTGGACGCAGTGCCAGCCCTGCACCGGCTGCTACCACCAGGTCGACCCCATGTTCAACCCCAGGGTGTCCTCCACCTACGCCGCGCTGCCGTGCAGCAGCGACACGTGCGACGAGCTGGACGTGCACCGGTgcggccacgacgacgacgagtcgtGCCAGTACACCTACACGTACAGCGGCAACGCCACGACGGAGGGCACCCTGGCCGTCGACAAGCTGGTCATCGGCGAGGACGCGTTCCGCGGCGTCGCCTTCGGCTGCAGCACCTCCAGCACCGGCGGCGCCCCGCCACCGCAGGCGTCCGGTGTGGTCGGCCTCGGCCGCGGCCCACTCTCGCTGGTGTCCCAGCTCTCTGTGCGGAGGTTCGCCTACTGCctgcccccgccggcgtcgaggATCCCCGGGAAGCTCGTcctcggcgccgacgccgacgccgcccgcaACGCCACCAACCGGATCGCCGTCCCGATGAGACGGGACCCGCGGTACCCGTCCTACTACTACCTCAACCTCGACGGCCTGCTCATCGGCGACAGGGCGATGTCCCTgccgccaacgacgacgacgacggcgacggcgacggcgacggcgccggcgccggcgccgacgccctcCCCGAACGCGACGGCGGTCGCCGTGGGCGACGCGAACAGGTACGGAATGATCATCGACATCGCGTCGACGATCACGTTCCTGGAGGCATCGCTGTACGACGAGCTGGTGAACGACCTGGAGGTGGAGATCCGGCTGCCGCGCGGGACGGGGTCAAGCCTGGGCCTCGACCTGTGCTTCATCCTGCCCGACGGCGTGGCGTTCGACCGGGTGTacgtgccggcggtggcgctggcGTTCGACGGGAGGTGGCTCCGGCTGGACAAGGCGCGGCTGTTCGCGGAGGACAGGGAGAGCGGGATGATGTGCCTGATGGTggggagggcggaggcgggcAGCGTCTCCATCCTCGGCAACTTCCAGCAGCAGAACATGCAGGTGCTCTACAACCTTCGCCGCGGCAGGGTCACCTTCGTCCAGTCCCCCTGCGGCGCCCTGCGATGAGATCTCTCGTCACCAGTATCTTTGTAAAACCCTGCAtacatcaattcatcatcatcGTGGCTGGCTTATGGCCTGATGTAGTTAGTGCTCATCAACAAATTATTTGGATACTCAGAGATGCTTTGATTAGCTTGAATCATAAAACATTTTATACGACAAAGCATGGTCGAGTGACCaagcctgcaggctgcagctaaCTAGACCATGCACAGTGATTATGCTTCAATATAAGAGAAGTAGAGAACAATCTTGTTTTGAAAGTAAAAAAGAAGGGTTTGATTCCCAACGCAGTAATGTGGCAGTTTTCATACCCCCAACTTAAATCCTTATTGCGAATTTTCTACTGCCATCTACAGATGGACAAGAATATCGGCAGAAGCTGTCCACATTTACAAGATTCAAGATGTTTGAGCATGAATTGATCTAACTTCCTTCAGTTATATTTTTACCCtcccaaagaggagggaaatGCCATCCTTCAGCAAGATACCGCAGTGTCTGGATACTTGCGCACAGCATTTGCCAGATCCTGGACATGTGGATCAACAACTCCTGCCAAGAACATATAATTGATACACACGCTAGAATCT
This window of the Oryza sativa Japonica Group chromosome 4, ASM3414082v1 genome carries:
- the LOC4335980 gene encoding aspartic proteinase nepenthesin-1, giving the protein MEARVLVLVTMAIAAACWATGGVAAAATAATTTTTSRLKGLRVHLTHVDAHGNYSRHQLLRRAARRSHHRMSRLVARATGVPMTSSKAAGGGDLQVPVHAGNGEFLMDVSIGTPALAYSAIVDTGSDLVWTQCKPCVDCFKQSTPVFDPSSSSTYATVPCSSASCSDLPTSKCTSASKCGYTYTYGDSSSTQGVLATETFTLAKSKLPGVVFGCGDTNEGDGFSQGAGLVGLGRGPLSLVSQLGLDKFSYCLTSLDDTNNSPLLLGSLAGISEASAAASSVQTTPLIKNPSQPSFYYVSLKAITVGSTRISLPSSAFAVQDDGTGGVIVDSGTSITYLEVQGYRALKKAFAAQMALPAADGSGVGLDLCFRAPAKGVDQVEVPRLVFHFDGGADLDLPAENYMVLDGGSGALCLTVMGSRGLSIIGNFQQQNFQFVYDVGHDTLSFAPVQCNKL
- the LOC4335981 gene encoding aspartyl protease 37 precursor, encoding MNAAVLLLLLALAALPASCAPPRSFRLELASVDASAADAANLTEHELLRRAIQRSRYRLAGIGMARGEAASARKAVVAETPIMPAGGEYLVKLGIGTPPYKFTAAIDTASDLIWTQCQPCTGCYHQVDPMFNPRVSSTYAALPCSSDTCDELDVHRCGHDDDESCQYTYTYSGNATTEGTLAVDKLVIGEDAFRGVAFGCSTSSTGGAPPPQASGVVGLGRGPLSLVSQLSVRRFAYCLPPPASRIPGKLVLGADADAARNATNRIAVPMRRDPRYPSYYYLNLDGLLIGDRAMSLPPTTTTTATATATAPAPAPTPSPNATAVAVGDANRYGMIIDIASTITFLEASLYDELVNDLEVEIRLPRGTGSSLGLDLCFILPDGVAFDRVYVPAVALAFDGRWLRLDKARLFAEDRESGMMCLMVGRAEAGSVSILGNFQQQNMQVLYNLRRGRVTFVQSPCGALR